One part of the Humulus lupulus chromosome 9, drHumLupu1.1, whole genome shotgun sequence genome encodes these proteins:
- the LOC133799509 gene encoding wall-associated receptor kinase 2-like, translating to MGLLHGILLLHLAVTAGVMINLRRAEAQTINEHCRGRCGNMDIPYPFGIGGGCYLNKKFNITCDESTNPPKAYLRKGNIQVTNISISDGELIVLQLIAKDCYDKNGLQYQDDTLTASLDLSSFTISSTKNKFTAIGCDTYAIIRGFRGEQRYRTGCLSLCDRAGDINYETCSGVGCCQVMSIPPRLNNFTVILRSYSNHTKVWDFNRCSFGVLAEESQFKFSNRSFNEFENKKYFPLVVDWSIGDSPCEKAREFKNSICHLETSECVDSNSSSGYLCRCLPGFTGNPYHPNGCQRYHY from the coding sequence ATGGGGTTATTACATGGTATATTACTCCTGCATTTGGCAGTGACCGCAGGGGTTATGATCAATCTGCGCCGCGCAGAAGCACAAACCATTAACGAGCACTGCCGCGGGCGCTGCGGAAACATGGACATTCCCTATCCGTTTGGCATTGGCGGCGGTTGCTACTTGAACAAGAAGTTCAACATCACATGTGACGAGTCCACAAACCCTCCGAAGGCATATCTAAGAAAAGGTAACATCCAAGTTACTAATATATCTATCAGCGATGGCGAACTTATAGTGTTGCAGCTCATAGCCAAAGACTGTTACGATAAGAACGGTTTGCAATATCAAGACGACACGCTCACGGCATCACTAGACTTGTCCAGCTTTACCATTTCATCAACCAAGAACAAGTTTACTGCCATCGGTTGTGATACTTACGCCATTATTCGAGGCTTCCGAGGCGAACAGAGGTACAGAACAGGTTGCTTATCGTTGTGTGATCGAGCTGGGGACATTAACTATGAGACTTGTTCTGGTGTGGGTTGTTGCCAAGTTATGTCTATACCTCCGAGACTAAACAATTTCACGGTTATTTTGCGTAGTTATTCAAATCATACAAAGGTATGGGATTTTAATCGATGTAGCTTTGGTGTCTTAGCTGAAGAATCTCAGTTCAAATTCTCTAACAGGAGTTTCAATGAATTTGAGAATAAAAAGTATTTTCCTTTGGTTGTTGATTGGTCAATTGGTGATTCGCCATGTGAGAAGGCTAGAGAGTTTAAGAATTCTATTTGTCATTTGGAAACAAGCGAGTGTGTAGATTCTAACTCCAGCTCTGGCTACCTTTGCCGCTGCTTGCCAGGCTTCACAGGGAATCCTTACCACCCAAATGGTTGCCAAAGGTACCATTattag